GCCACCTAAGTTTCCCAAACCAATGTAGAAGGCATCATTCCAGCCTAGTAATAGTATTAACACTAAATCGGCCTGTGCTAATTACTAaacattttactcatttttaaaatgcattatatcatttaattctcaagaATCCTTTGATATAGGCTTTagtatcatcttcattttataggtgGAAAAAATGAGGTTCAGAGATGCTAAACCAGGACCGATGACTTCAAGGTAGTAAGTGATATTTGAAAGCATATACAGTTTTCCCAGAACCCAGAGAACTGACTTTTCTCATTGTATAGTTCCCTACTGTTGCAGTTATCCCAccatatgtatatctatatatactaTACTTATACATGCATTAACTCACTGTGAAATACCAAATACTGAGTTTGGTCCTATGGAAACAATGATAATTATAAATTGagtttaattcaattttatttaaatttagttAAGAACATTGGACTTGGGAATCACAACCCGGATACAAATCTTTGCTTTGCCAGTTAATAGTTATGTAAACTTAAATAACTCAGCCTCTTGCATCACATAAATAAGAGTCACAGCTTATAGATTTTATATGGTTGTTGAGAATAATACATTACTATGAATAACAAGAGGCTATTTCAAGGTCGGACATGTAAACAACATAGAAGTATAAGTTTTATTAAGGCTCTGAAAACCTGAATTGGCAGATATTTTCATTCCAGCTATGTCATCTTGGTCAAATCATTATGTATTCCACATCTCGTTTTACAAATTTATGAGCTTGAAAATCATAGAAGATGATCTGTGAACATTATTCAGTTTCAATAGTTTGTACACAGTAATAATTTGTGCTTTAAATTTAGTTGTGAAGTCCATGTTTTAGGTAAGGAGTGTCTTGAAGTACAAATATTTGCTGTACTGAAAATAATGCCTATGATATCTCTCAAATTTGCTTCTATCTACTCCTCACTTAAAACtctgttcttctatttcttatagCTTCAAGGCATCTCCTGCTTCTCAAATACTTTCAACAGAGAACAGCACAGAAGTGACTGAGTTCATCCTGCTGGGACTAACCGATGCCCCAGAACTGCAGGGTCCCCTGTTTGCAGTGTTCACCATCATTTACCTCATCAGTGTATGTGGGAACCTGGGGATGATTGTATTGATTCTCTTGGACTCTCGACTCCACactcccatgtactttttcctctgtAACCTTTCTCTGGTGGACTTTGGTTACTCCTCAGCTGTCACTCCCAAGGTGATGGCTGGGTTCCTCACAGGAGATAAGGTCATCTCCTACAATGCATGTGCTGCTCAGATGTTCTTTTTTGCAGGATTTGCCACTGTGGAAAGTTACCTGTTGGCCTCAATGGCTTATGACCGCTATGCAGCAGTGTGTAAACCCCTACATTACACCACCACCATGACCACAAGTGTGTGTGTCCAGTTGGCAGTGGGGTCCTATTTCTGTGGCTTCCTGAATGCCTCCATCCACACTGGGGACACATTCCACCTCTCTTTCTGTAGGTCCAAGGTGATccatcactttttctgtgatatTCCAGCAGTCATGGCTCTCTCTTGCTCTGATAAACATATTAATGAGATGATTCTTGTTTATATATCAAGCTTCAATGTATTTTTTGCTCTTCTGGTTATTCTGATTTCCTACCTGTTCATATTTATCACGATCTTGAAGATGCATCCACGTGAGGGACACCAGAAGGCTTTATCCACTTGTGCTTCCCACCTCACTGCAGTCTCTATCTTCTATGGAACAATCATTTTCATGTACCTACAGCCCAGCTCCAGTCATTCCATGGACACAGACAAAATAGCATCCACCTTCTATGCTATCGTCATCCCCATGCTGAACCCTCTGGTCTACGGCCTAAGAAATAAAGAGGTCAAGAGCGCATGCAAGGTTATTGAGAAGGCAAAATTATTTCAaggtttgaaattttaatttctaatgatACACAATATAATTTCAATCTAATCAGATCTTCTCCATGCAGGAAGTCACATATTAAGGCTTAcattttaaaatcccatttatttaatttatttttaatttaatttttttgggggggcaggcaccaggaattgaacccgggtctctggcatggcaggtgagaattctgctgccaagctaccattgcctgcccttaatttatttttctgagtaaATACTTGAAGAATCCTAATTGGAGAAAATATGATATAATTGTAAATGAAGGTATGTGCTTTATTTTATTGACACATTTTACTAAGAGATACATAAATATTACACCTTATATAAATGATTACTTCCGTTTTGACCGAGTCATTTTGTAAACTAACATGTTCACTTTACCATTTTCCAAAAGGTAAAGCAGAAAGAGAACaaggaaaatgtacagaaattcaAAACAATTCTCAATTGGGTCATACAATGTCCATGAGTACCAAATTTTCACCCTGTTTAAAAACGCGCactgaaaatatcaagaatgCTATACATTGTTTTCTGTGTGTAAATACTTTGAAATGGTTAGTGCTGCTCATCACCCCTTCCCATGCACACTGTCTCCTCAGCTTGTGTTGTTCTTCATAATCCTTCCCTCTGCTcacctattttatattttccatgtttGGTATCTCTATTACCCAACTAGCATGTAAACTAGAGTGCTATTACCACTCTTTACCAACCAGAGTGGCTTTGCATCTTTTGTTCACAACACATTCCCAAATACCTAATGAGTGTCTGATGCATggtagacttgctttaaatatttgttaaatgaattaataaattaatttttaagccCAATTCTATCAATATGTTGCATCTTCAAACTGCTGATAATTATAGTTTCTTATAAATAATATGAACCTTCAGGCTAAACTTTCAAAGCATTTGAAGAGGCTCATTTAATTTTCCGCTTTGCTGAATGTCCCTGGTGGACAAACaaaatatctatattttcttcataACTGGCACTTCCCATGTTTGGACGCAATGATTTTCTGGAAGTCATATCATTCAGTATATTATCTCAAGCcatctcattgatttttttttagaaaagatgtCTCAGTAAGTGTCAAATAAGTCattgaataaattatattttactttagtaagtcattaaaatgaaattatttaaaagtttcatatcaagaataattagaaaatttGCTTCATACATACTGATTATAAAATTAACTTCAGGGTGGGCCATGAGGGCTCAGCtggcagcgttctcgcctgccatgccagggacccgggttcaatacccacctggtgcctgccaatgcaaaaaaaattaatttcattgctTGTAAATATCCATATATAATATCATGCCCATATCTGTTAGTAATAAACATAATGCATGTTCAATAGAGGAATAAAATACACAATCCTTATGCATTTAACTTTGGCCTCCAGGGAGCTCCATTCTGTGCTAAAGTAACCAACAGGTACATGTACTCacgtcttcttttttctttccataaaattagaaattacaaCATCAAAGTCAATACCTGTAAAATTGTACTTGAATATGCAAAGTTGGTTGTACTGGTATTTGTACAGTAGTGTGGTATAATACAAATATTCATTATTGTGTTTGATGGTGATATTTCTCCTACCAGACCCATCTTTAATgtcattttaaataattacataCTTTTAGAATTACTGTAAATTGACAGAAAACTTTCCGAGATACTGCAGAGTCAATAAAAAGCATTTGTTAATTTTGCATTAGACATAGTCTTCTCTTGAATATGTGTCAGAAGTCATGGTTGAAAgtaatggataaaaagaaaacacatctgTGAATTTATAACAGTGACAAAGGAAACATTGCAAAATAGATTTCTCCCCATAGAGAGAATCAGGATcttatgaagaaatattttccatCTCCAAGGTTGAGGGCCTTTGTAATGCCAAATCAACAAAATTTCAGAACTGACCAATCTGTcttccattcttctcttttattaatgGGAGTCTTCTCTTATTTATGCTTACACTGCTCCAATGTATATTGGGTTTGAATGTCAGGTGGGCTaagttttcttttcagttcttaAATTGCTGGACCACATCTGGACTTGAAGCAAAGAAACCTTTCCATAGTCTAGATACTGAAATTTTATAGTGATTACAGAGGCTTTATTTGTCCCCTGGTGGAGGTGGGTAATACGTTCTGTGTCTGTGTTAAGAGTAAAATTGATATTTGATGACCATATAACCATCACAATGGAAAAACTGCTCAGATGCTTAGCAAGCAATATACCTTCTCCTCTGTAGCACTTCACTAGGCTTAATTTCTCAGAGCTCTTCCAATTAGTTGTGCCTTATGATGTGTTCTTGTTAATGAAATGTGAATAGTCATTATATGTGCTACTTCCAAGCCCTACCCCCATGTGACTCTTTCTCACCACCCGGTATGTGAAACCACTCAGTGGAAAGAATTTGATTCATTGAATCACTGTGTGAGTTACCATAGACCAACCAGGTGAACAgtacatgaataaatgaatgcaccATGATGAAGCCTCTGTGATTTGGGAGCTTGCTTTTATGGCATTTAGTATTATTTACTTTAACTAAGGTAGAGAGGTCCTCATGAGAAAATCTGGATGCTGTTGACAGGAGGGAAGGAGATATAAAGACAAATACCATCAAATGTCTACAACAcgattttatttcacaattttttaagTGTGAATTCTCATTCTGCctcaaaatgtaaataaaatagttGGGTTACCAAAAATCAAAATAAGTTTTGAGGGAGAATACAGTTTACTTGAATTCCAGTCCAAACATACTTTTCTATATAGGAAAAGTTATTTAAATGCTCTGAAattttttggagaaaaataatgtCTTCCTCGAAGAACTTCATTAGATGTGTATTGAATGATCCAGAAATGAGCACCGTTCTTGACACATCACAGTTGATCAAAAAATGTTATATTCTTTTacctttccattcctttcccctccccattTTTTACTCCTTTTATGTATTGGCAAACTTCTCCATAGGACTATTGAGTCCCTTTTAATTATATTGCATTTTCGTTATGCTTTATCATTAACAGTGAATTATGAACCCTTCAAGACAAAACATATGAACTCATTTAGGTTTGTATTCTCAGAATCTTGTGTTGATTACAGAGAAGAGCTCAAAAAGTGTCTAAATTGAGTGAAAGAACCAATTGACGTGAGCCAACTTCAACACAATTAGGGTCATAAATTCTTATCTCTATCTTTTTGTCCtttacaatgaaaacaaaatgcattattgtatattttagtgcatttttgtttctttaatttgtccccctgacaaataaaatttctttGCTGACTGGGAGAGTATGTGATTTGCTTGCTAATGAAAACTCATTCCTAGAACATAGTTGGGGCTCAATAAAGATTTTGAACTAATTAATGAATCATAAAGGTAACTGAATCCAAACGTTTACCATCAATTTGTAAAATACTgagcatagatttttaaaaaatcatgccaCAGCAAATTATACCTCGTATGACTCAGGGCAGTTTAGGTcatgctgctgtaacaaatcaacCCTGATATCCAGAGGTTTCATACCACATAGATTTAATGTTAGTTTCCTATGGCAGCTGTCAAAATTTAACATCTGTTTCCTATTGCAGCTGTCAAAACAGATACCTGGGGCTTGAAACAGTACACATTTGTTCTCTCACAGTTATGgagatgaaatgaatgaaatcgATTTCACTGGGCTGAGATCAAGGTATCGGCAGGGGTGCCCTCTCTCTAGTGGCTCTAGGGCAGATCTATCCTGGTCACTTATTTTCCAGTAGCTGGTGGCATTTTTGATTCATGACAGCTCACTCCAATTTTTACCTTCGTGTTCACATTGCCTTCTGCTTTTCTGTGCCAGTCTAATCTcccctttccttttgtttttaattgctaTGAAGTTTACACAACAGAAAattagccatttttaagtgtacaattcagttgCATTTTGCACATTCAAAATGTGCAACGATCATCACTtgtagttccaaaacattttcatccccCCAAAACACCCTGTCCCATTTCAGCAGTCATTCCACATTTCCCCATTGCCTCAGCCATTgtcaaccactaatctgctttctgtctccatggatttACTTATTCTGGGTATTTGATAGAAATTGAATCATATAATATGCAACATTTTgaatctggcttcttttacttagcataaggttttctaggttcatccattttgaagCACATGCCAGCACTTCATTCATTCTTAAGactaaataatatttcactgtatggatatatcgcattttgtttacccattcatccacTGATGCTCATTTAgattgtttaggttgtttccaccttttggttattgtgaacaGTGCTACTGTGGGCATACATATTCAAGTACTGGTTTGAATACAtgctttaattcttttggatatatacataGAAACAGAACTTCTGGGTCATATGAAGATTCTATGTTTAACTATTGAACAACTACCAACTGTTTTCTTTAGTAACTGCACCAGTTACATACCCACCAGCAACAAATTTCTGCACATCTTGCCAATAGTTGTcactttctatatttttaattatagacATGCTAATTTCTGCACATCTTGCCAATAGTTGTcactttctatatttttaattatagacATGCTAGTGGATATGAAATGAGTCTCACTGTGGTTCTTATTTACATTTCCATAATGACTTATGATGCTTAATAATTTTTCCTGTGCTTGTATAACTTTTTGAAGTGATGCCTATACAAGTCCTTTGAAAATTTCAATTGAGTTCTTTGTCTTCCTTTTCGAgtgccaagaattctatatatatatagaaagagagaatatatagaatatatatatatatatatatatatatatatatatgatttgcaaatactttttccaaatatttaagttgCTGTTTCACTATTTTTAGAGTGtcatttgatgtacaaaagtttttgattattatgaagtctaatttatctatttcttggTTAGGTGCTTATGCTTTTGGTACTATATCTAACAATcaattgccaaatccaaggtcacaaagatttgaccctaattttttttctaaaatattttggcACTTGCATTCatgactttgatccattttcagttgctgttttttttttcattagatggGAGGAAGGAGTCCAACTTCACTATTTTTCGAGTTATCCCAGCAGCATTTGTGGAAGAACCTTTTCTATCCCCCACTCAATTGTACTGGCACCATTCTTCAAAGCAATGTATAGATAGGCgggtttactttttttattttttaattttccatatgcaggcaccgggaatcaaacctggatctttggcatggctggtgagaattctgccagtgagccactgccACACTGCACAGGTGGGTTTATTTTTGTATCCTCTATGCTATTCCATTGATCCATATGTCTATCCTGAAGCCAGTACACTGCTTTGATTACTCTAGCTTTGAGGGCAGTTTTGAAATCAAGATGTGTGAGTTCCTCAATGTTGTTTTTCAGGTTTCAAGACTGTTTTGGCGACTCAAGGTACTTTGTGATTCTGTATGAATTTTAGGAAAAACTTTCCCATTACTGCAAAATAGGTCATCAGTATATTGTTAGGAAAAGTACTAAGTATGCAGATCACTTTGGGAGGTACTGCCATTTAGCAATACTaaatcttcaaatccatgaaaatgggatgtctttccattttttttagtgttctttgatttctttcaccagtgttttgcagttttcagggTTCAAACCTTGAATCTCTTAGTTAAATGTTTCCcatgtattttatgatttttgataaaattataaatggaattttcttaattttgttattACATTGTTCATTTTTACCGtgcaaagaaagattttttttgcctgtttctgGTGACCTACAACtttgaaaagttttgtttttagcTCTAGTGgatttctttaggattttctaggTATGAAATGCATGAAATTATGGtctccctattttacagatgagaagctaaagttttaaaacttGTTCAAATTTTATGCCAAACCACGAGACTGCAGAATGACTTTTGAACTGGTTGCTTACATTGAGAAAAGAATCATAATTCTGTTCTGGGATATCTACTCAGAGGTGACTGTGCAGAGAAAGTATTCATTTCCACTGTTGGCAAAGTTATTCCCAGGGAAGATCTGTGGTAGTAAGATAAATGGgcgatttttaaagaaatattttgataagGAGTCTTCTTGAGATTTCTTTTTGATCTTCACAAAATCAAATATTgatgtgaaataaaaatgaaattatattttaaaactatctaTTAATACCAACTACTTACAAGGTTATGAAGCAATTAGAATATATTTTGGGGGGATTAATAATGGCAGCACCACTTCAGAAACAATTTGTCAGTTTCTCATTCAGTTAGCCATATATTCACCATGTGACCAAGCAGTCTCACCCGTATATATATCATGTTAACACAAGAGAATTTTTGACAGCTGTTTAGGGtggatttatttgcttatttatttatttttgttgttacatGTGCTgataccgggaatcgaacccgggtctctggcatgcaggcaggagctctgcctgctgagccaccacagcttgcctggatttatttttatctacatAAATATAAGGAGATTTACTATAACAATTGGCTCATATAACCATAGGGATTGGGAAGTCCGGATTCAGTAGAGGAGTTCAAACTGGAAATCCAATGAAAGAGAAGTTGACTTCACCAGGAAAATTGGCTGTCTGAAGTAGAAGGCAGGAATTCTTCTTTGTGACATTTGGAATCATCAGTTTTAGCTTTAAGGCCTCCAGCTCATCGGATGAGGAGGCTCTTTCCATTGCTGAAGGCACACTCCTCAGTTGCTTGTAGATGTCATCAGCCTAGACACAGTTATACTGACTAATCATTTAAATTAGAGTGGCTTTATTTGTACATGTTAAACATTGGAACTAACACGAATGCTCCACAACTAGGGAACAAATAACATGTGTTccatatataatggaatactactctACAATAAAGAGCATTTCACTATGATACAGGCATTAAGATGGATGGTCTCAGATGCATTCTAAGTGAAAACAAAAAGCTACATCTAAGGCAACTGTAGTATTCTATTTCTTACAATCTTTTTTTGACAGAAAGCACTTTAGCAGTTGCCAGGAGCAGTAAGGTAGAAGAGTTTGACCACAGTATGCAGTGGGAGCACAGGCTCACCAGAAACAAGCTCAGTGGAATATTTATAAGAGATGGAGCTGATCGACATCATGAGTTTGGTAGGGGTTATATGACCATAGACACATCACCAAACTCATAGATCTATATGCTAAAATTGGATATTATTCTATGTAAATTATgatttaattagaaaattaaaaagaaataagaacaataaGTAATGCACAAACATGGGTACATTCTCAAAATCTCCAACTAGGTCCCTAGAGGCAGTTTAATTACTTTTTCCCCAGGGAAATAGGACAAGACATAAATGATCTCTTAGGGACCATCCCTTGAGAGCTTCGTCTCTCTACTGCTCCTTACTGATATCGCATCATTAGCATCTGAAATCCCAATATCACTTCATGAGAGGCTATTTTAGAAGAAGAATGTCTTCAGAACCATTTTGGTCATCATTTATTCGTTTGAATGTTGATCATTTTAGTACACACAGACCTTGTCCAAAATGAGGGTTTTCTATGATTCTGCAACCATGGACAGGAAATGAGAGTTCAGAGACCACACACAACCAAAAAATACAGCcttaaaatagttttgaaattttACTAAAGAAACATCTACAACCCAGAGCAAGAAACAGCAACAAATCCTGAGGGAGAGGAAGAATCTAATTTCTAGAATTATTATATTACAGTACTCAAAATGTCCaactttaaataaaagaaataagtgtgcaaataaagaagaaagtattatgtatttataggaaaaataaacaaatacaaactGTCCATGAGGAAGGACAAACATTATACTTACAAGGCA
This region of Tamandua tetradactyla isolate mTamTet1 chromosome 9, mTamTet1.pri, whole genome shotgun sequence genomic DNA includes:
- the LOC143645570 gene encoding olfactory receptor 5B2-like, with product MNVSLSSPLIQIWNDSSESESELKRFSFQQNMDYKENRSNFKASPASQILSTENSTEVTEFILLGLTDAPELQGPLFAVFTIIYLISVCGNLGMIVLILLDSRLHTPMYFFLCNLSLVDFGYSSAVTPKVMAGFLTGDKVISYNACAAQMFFFAGFATVESYLLASMAYDRYAAVCKPLHYTTTMTTSVCVQLAVGSYFCGFLNASIHTGDTFHLSFCRSKVIHHFFCDIPAVMALSCSDKHINEMILVYISSFNVFFALLVILISYLFIFITILKMHPREGHQKALSTCASHLTAVSIFYGTIIFMYLQPSSSHSMDTDKIASTFYAIVIPMLNPLVYGLRNKEVKSACKVIEKAKLFQGLKF